CGGGACCACGCTGACCTTCGCCGGCCAGCCCACCGCCGAACAGCGCTACGGGGGTCCCGGCACGATCGAGTTCCTGGAGGTCGCGGCCGAACCGGTCAGCTGCCAGCATCCGCTGCCGCCGGCGAACAACTGCCTCCAGGTTCGCCAGCTGCATTACGACGACCAGGGTTTGCGGGTGGGCGATGCCGGCCCATGGCAACCGCTGGCGCAGCCGATCGAAGGCTACGAACACCAGCCCGGGGTGCGCAACGTGCTGCGGGTCAAGCGCTACGCATGGCCAAACCCGCCGGCCGGCGCAGCGTCGAGCGCCTATGTGCTGGACATGGTGGTGGAAAGCGGAACGGCGACCCCTGACGCGAAATAGCCGCCGTCACGACCGCCTTCGCTTCACCGCCGGGCGCCAAGCAGCCCGACGTGGTAGCCGGCGGCACGCAGCCTGGCGGTGGCCTTCGCGTTCAGCACCAGCAGCACGATCAGGCTCACCAGCGGCACGAACATCAGCACCAGCAGGATCACCCGGCTGGCCATCGAGAAACCCATGCCGGTGCACAGCTTGAACGTGCCCACCAGCGCGGCGCAGACCACCAGCACCAGCAGCAACGCGGCGAACAGGCCAAGCACGCCCTGCAAGGCGATGGCGGCGAAGTAGCCGAGGATCGCGTAGATGATCAGCCTCTGCGCGCTGGCCACCTGCTCGATGCCCGCGTCCGCCACGAAGGGTTCGGCCACGACGGCCTGCGGTGCCTGATACGGATTCTGCATGGTCATTCGGTTCCCCTGTGGATGTGTCGAAGTGGTGCCCGCCCGCTTGGGTCGCAGTATGCCCGAGCGCGCGCCACCCCACCGGAAAGGAAAAGGCCGCCCGGTGCGATCCGGACGGCCAATTCCTGATCAGCGGTGCGAGCGCGAATCAGTCCACCGACGCATCCAGACCGCGACGCTTCAGCAGCGGCTCGATCTGCGGTTCGTGGCCGGCGAAATCACGGAACAGCTGCAGCGCGTCCTTGCTGCCGCCGCGCGACAACAGGGTCGAGCGGAAACGGTCGCCGTTGGCGCGGGTCAGGCCGCCGTTGGCCTTGATCCACTCCACCGTGTTCGCGTCCAGCACCTCGGACCAGATGTAGGCGTAGTAACCCGCCGCGTAGCCGCCCATGATGTGGCTGAAGTACGGCGTGCGGTAGCGCGGCGGCACCGCCGCGTAGTCGGTGCCGTTGGCCTTCAGCGCGGCCGCCTCGAACGCCATCACGCCGCCGGCTTCGGGGATCCTGTCCGCACCGACCTGGTGCCAGCTCTGGTCGAGCATCGCCGAACCCAGGTACTCGGTGGTGGCGAAGCCCTGGTTGAATTTCGAAGTGGCCAGCACCTTGTCCAGCAATTCCTTGGGCATCGGCGCGCCGGTCTGGTAATGCCTGGCGTAGTTGGCCAGCACGCCGGGCCAGTCGGACCACATCTCGTTCACCTGCGAAGGGAATTCGACGAAGTCGCGCGGCACGCTGGTGCCGCTGAAGTACGGGTACTGCACGTTCGAGAACATGCCGTGCAGCGCATGGCCGAACTCGTGGAACATCGTGGTCACCTCGTCCCAGGTCAGCAGGGTCGGGCCGCTGGCCGGCTTGGTGATGTTGAGGTGGTTGGCCACGACCGGCAGGTTGCCGGTGAGACCGGACTGCTGCACGTAGGAGTTCATCCACGCGCCACCGCGCTTGGACGGGCGCGCGTACATGTCGGCCAGGAAGATCGCCAGCTGCTTGCCGTCGGCGTCGAACACGTCGTAGACCAGCACGTCGGGCTGGTACACCGGCAGGTCGGTGCGCTGCCTGAAGCTGAGTCCGTAGAGCTGGCCGGCGGCGTAGAACACGCCGTTCTCCAGCACGTTCTTCATCTCCAGGTACGGCTTCAACTGGCTCTCGTCGAAGTCGTATTTCTCGGCGCGCACCTTCTCGGTGTAGTACGCCCAGTCCCAGGCCGCCAGCTGGAAGCTCGGCTCGCCCCTGGCCTTCTGTTCCTTGTCGATCATCGCCTGCAGCGCCGCGCCCTCGCGCTTCGCATTGGCCACCGCCGGCGGCGCCAGCCTGGTCAGCATCGCGTTGACCGCTTCGGGCGTCTGCGCCGTCTCGTCGGCCAGCACGTAGGCGGCGTAGGTGGGATAGCCCAGCATCTGCGCCTTTTCCGCCCGCAGCTTCAGCACCTGCGACACGATCGCGGTGTTGTCATACGCATTGCCGCGGCTGCCACGGGCCACCGACGCCTCGAAGATGCGCTGCCGCAACGCGCGGTTCTGCAGCTGCGCCAGCGGCGGCTGGCCGGTGGTGTTGAGCAGGGCGATCACGTACTTGCCGTCCAGCCCCTTCGCCTTGGCGGCGGCCGCGGCGGCGCCGATCTGCTCCTCGGTGAGGCCGGCCAGTTCTTCCTTCGTATCGACCGTCACCGCCGAATCGTTCACCTCGGCCAGCACGTTCTGGCTGAACTTGGTGCCCAGCCTGGCCAGCTCGCCGTTGATCTGCTTCAGGTGCGCCTTGTCGGCGTCGGACAGCTTGGCGCCCGCGCGCACGAAGTCGGTGTGGTAACGCTCGACCAGGCGCACGCCCTCGGCGTCCAGGCCCAACTGGTCGCGCGTGTCGTACAGCTTCTGGATGCGCGCGAACAACGCCGGGTTCAGCGAGACCGCATCGCGATGCGCCGCCAGCTTCGGCGCGTAGTCGGCCTGGATCGCCTTGCGCGCGTCATTGGTGTCGGCGCCGACCAGGCTGAAGAACACGGTCGAGGTGCGGTCCAGGATCTGTCCGGACTTTTCCAGCGCGACGATGGTGTTGTCGAACGTGGGCGCCGCGGCGTTGCCGGCGATCGCGTCGATCTCCTTCAGGTGCTCGGCCATGCCGCGGTCGAACGCCGGGCCGAAGTCGGCATCCCTGATCTTGTCGAACTGCGGATAGTGCAGCGGCAGCGGG
This is a stretch of genomic DNA from Rhodanobacter sp. FDAARGOS 1247. It encodes these proteins:
- a CDS encoding M3 family metallopeptidase, translating into MKHPIALALAIALSGSMAGCSDAGSGKGETASTQAHTDTVATDAGNPFFSESPLPLHYPQFDKIRDADFGPAFDRGMAEHLKEIDAIAGNAAAPTFDNTIVALEKSGQILDRTSTVFFSLVGADTNDARKAIQADYAPKLAAHRDAVSLNPALFARIQKLYDTRDQLGLDAEGVRLVERYHTDFVRAGAKLSDADKAHLKQINGELARLGTKFSQNVLAEVNDSAVTVDTKEELAGLTEEQIGAAAAAAKAKGLDGKYVIALLNTTGQPPLAQLQNRALRQRIFEASVARGSRGNAYDNTAIVSQVLKLRAEKAQMLGYPTYAAYVLADETAQTPEAVNAMLTRLAPPAVANAKREGAALQAMIDKEQKARGEPSFQLAAWDWAYYTEKVRAEKYDFDESQLKPYLEMKNVLENGVFYAAGQLYGLSFRQRTDLPVYQPDVLVYDVFDADGKQLAIFLADMYARPSKRGGAWMNSYVQQSGLTGNLPVVANHLNITKPASGPTLLTWDEVTTMFHEFGHALHGMFSNVQYPYFSGTSVPRDFVEFPSQVNEMWSDWPGVLANYARHYQTGAPMPKELLDKVLATSKFNQGFATTEYLGSAMLDQSWHQVGADRIPEAGGVMAFEAAALKANGTDYAAVPPRYRTPYFSHIMGGYAAGYYAYIWSEVLDANTVEWIKANGGLTRANGDRFRSTLLSRGGSKDALQLFRDFAGHEPQIEPLLKRRGLDASVD